A single genomic interval of Zingiber officinale cultivar Zhangliang chromosome 4A, Zo_v1.1, whole genome shotgun sequence harbors:
- the LOC121972826 gene encoding putative disease resistance protein RGA3, which translates to MAMVLDFFISKFMTVTANMVEAEIFKVLGVDKEIKALQERLGIINGYLHQAERNRHGNNEIDIWVRKLKDVMYDADDVIDLCMIEGGKLLKAQVLSGSSTVSIPFNYLFSCFQCLKYRHDIANQIIALNSKLEDLKKDVVIKNNLDWATKEPDEYVNRATAHETSHLQVEGDIIGTQIETAIETLVSLILENNPKKCRVFGVVGTGGIGKSTLASKIFEDERIKDYFPNRKWLYVSKNYTESDLLKKLIKFEEGSETKGKNLEGNSRAELENRFVSVLTRNTLIVLDDVWDSSVWIDFLRKPIMNSTISCTVLVTSRKEKVIIPMKPRYIHPVEKMDEGSGWNLLKHLAFEAEGDEDEISSFEEIGIKLVNKCDGLPLAIKAIGGVLYQQNKAKWEEVLESDAWHMDLIEEELRPLYLSYEDLPSSLRQCFLYCSLYPQKDMYSKKVIQFWVAEGLIMDEQDKLRRDLPSQKQRTMEDLGEQIYRELICRNLLEADALLDVSKSFFSMHDHFRSLSANLMREEGILYRHGRELQVDDNIKIRRLSISCMELNLVLPTQIIRQGCLRTLILMDSPETKMIEDSVLQALPCLRVLDLTATSIEKIPDCIGDLLHLRYLDLAGTDIREIPTTIGNLINLQTLNVYGCQYLERLPASITKLHNLRWLNMIDCLLLTYVPRGIGKLENFYCLEGFMVGQNDSAYEEGCDLEELKNLSELRFLSIFRLERAGGGASALANKPFLKHLALSYSKGQMQITSWFAMLHGAASLGHTASAQVPPY; encoded by the exons ATGGCAATGGTCTTAGATTTCTTTATCTCAAAATTCATGACAGTCACAGCGAACATGGTGGAGGCAGAGATCTTTAAGGTGCTCGGTGTTGATAAGGAGATCAAGGCCCTTCAAGAAAGGTTGGGGATAATTAATGGTTATCTCCATCAGGCAGAGAGAAATAGACACGGAAATAATGAAATTGACATTTGGGTGAGAAAGTTAAAGGATGTTATGTATGATGCTGATGATGTTATTGATCTTTGTATGATTGAAGGGGGAAAGTTATTGAAAGCTCAAGTCTTGTCAGGTTCATCGACTGTAAGCATCCCTTTCAATTATCTCTTTTCATGTTTTCAGTGTCTTAAATATCGTCATGATATTGCTAATCAAATTATAGCACTGAATAGTAAGTTAGAAGATTTGAAAAAAGATGTCgtcataaaaaataatttggaTTGGGCAACCAAAGAACCTGATGAATATGTTAATAGAGCGACTGCACATGAGACATCTCACCTGCAAGTTGAAGGAGATATTATAGGAACACAAATAGAAACTGCTATTGAGACACTAGTTAGTTTGATACTCGAGAATAATCCAAAGAAGTGTCGTGTTTTCGGAGTTGTGGGAACAGGGGGAATAGGAAAGAGCACTCTAGCAAGCAAAATATTTGAGGATGAACGGATCAAAGATTATTTTCCAAATAGAAAATGGTTATACGTTTCTAAAAATTACACGGAGTCTGATTTACTAAAAAAGTTGATTAAGTTTGAGGAAGGAAGTGAAACCAAAGGAAAAAACCTTGAAGGTAATAGTAGAGCAGAATTAGAAAATAGATTTGTGTCTGTTCTCACACGGAATACTTTGATTGTGTTAGATGATGTATGGGATTCATCTGTGTGGATAGATTTCTTGAGAAAGCCTATAATGAATAGTACAATAAGTTGTACGGTCTTAGTTACCTCTAGAAAAGAAAAGGTCATAATACCAATGAAGCCTAGATATATACACCCAGTTGAAAAGATGGATGAGGGAAGTGGTTGGAATTTGCTTAAGCATTTGGCTTTTGAAGCTGAAGGGGATGAAGATGAGATATCAAGTTTTGAAGAAATAGGAATTAAACTTGTCAACAAATGTGATGGTTTGCCTCTTGCCATTAAAGCTATTGGAGGGGTTCTATACCAACAAAACAAAGCAAAATGGGAGGAAGTTCTTGAAAGTGATGCATGGCATATGGATCTGATTGAGGAAGAATTAAGACCTTTATATTTGAGTTATGAAGACTTGCCATCTAGTTTAAGACAATGTTTTCTCTATTGCTCTTTGTACCCTCAAAAAGATATGTATTCTAAAAAGGTTATTCAGTTTTGGGTTGCCGAAGGTCTTATTATGGATGAACAAGATAAGTTGAGGAGGGATCTTCCATCTCAAAAACAGAGAACAATGGAAGATCTAGGGGAGCAGATTTACAGAGAGCTAATTTGTAGGAATCTCTTGGAAGCTGATGCACTTTTAGATGTCTCCAAGAGTTTCTTCTCTATGCATGATCACTTCCGGTCGCTCAGTGCAAATTTAATGAGAGAGGAAGGGATTTTATATCGACATGGTAGAGAATTACAAGTAGATGATAACATAAAAATTCGGCGGCTGTCAATCTCTTGTATGGAGCTTAACCTCGTGTTACCAACTCAAATTATAAGACAAGGGTGTCTGAGAACTCTAATTCTCATGGACTCCCCCGAAACCAAAATGATTGAGGATAGTGTACTACAAGCATTACCATGTTTGCGAGTTTTGGATCTCACAGCCACATCAATTGAAAAGATTCCAGATTGCATTGGAGATCTATTGCATTTAAGATATCTAGATCTCGCAGGAACAGATATTCGTGAGATTCCAACAACTATCGGGAACCTTATAAACCTTCAGACTTTGAATGTCTATGGGTGTCAGTACTTGGAAAGACTTCCAGCGTCCATCACTAAGTTGCATAATCTAAGATGGCTTAACATGATTGATTGCCTACTTCTCACTTATGTGCCCAGGGGAATTGGGAAACTGGAAAATTTCTATTGCCTCGAGGGATTTATGGTTGGGCAGAATGACTCAGCCTACGAAGAAGGTTGTGATTTAGAAGAGCTGAAAAATCTATCCGAGTTGAGATTCTTAAGCATTTTTAGGCTTGAGAGGGCAGGAGGAGGAGCCTCTGCACTTGCAAACAAGCCTTTTCTTAAGCACCTTGCACTGTCCTATTCGAAAGGGCAAATGCAAATCA CTTCTTGGTTTGCCATGCTGCACGGAGCTGCCTCCCTTGGGCACACTGCCTCAGCTCAAGTACCTCCGTATTGA
- the LOC121971399 gene encoding uncharacterized protein LOC121971399, with protein MPTWEEWAFNETPLAVKLSPSLRACGIIDCPKLRALPDDLHRATNLSQLVLRQTYELGEINHLTLTYGLEVTNGRGLKKISNIPTLRYLHLDNCPNLECVENLGKLQHLMLVCSKKTKQLPTWLRGLIEQQRNNTASTHSRSLRKFEMQCNLQLLKSCLEGNENWDTIKQIPSVRVLTYSGQRYMRYTKDPYNYDAKIPSN; from the coding sequence ATGCCCACATGGGAGGAATGGGCATTCAATGAAACACCTCTTGCAGTGAAGTTGTCTCCGAGTCTCAGGGCTTGTGGTATTATCGACTGCCCAAAGCTAAGAGCTCTTCCTGATGACCTCCACCGAGCCACGAACCTCAGCCAACTGGTCTTGCGCCAAACATATGAGCTAGGTGAGATCAACCACCTCACCTTGACTTACGGGCTTGAGGTCACAAATGGCAGAGGGTTGAAGAAGATATCCAACATCCCGACATTAAGATATCTTCATCTGGATAACTGTCCCAACTTGGAGTGCGTGGAGAATCTTGGCAAGCTGCAGCATTTGATGTTGGTGTGTTCAAAGAAAACCAAGCAGCTCCCTACGTGGCTTCGGGGCTTGATCGAGCAGCAGCGTAACAACACGGCAAGCACTCACAGTAGGAGTTTGAGGAAGTTTGAGATGCAATGCAATCTGCAACTGCTGAAGAGCTGTTTGGAAGGCAATGAGAATTGGGACACCATCAAGCAAATTCCCAGTGTTAGAGTCCTAACATATTCCGGGCAAAGGTATATGCGATACACCAAGGATCCCTACAACTATGATGCAAAGATTCCTTCAAATTGA